A genomic region of Cyanobacterium sp. T60_A2020_053 contains the following coding sequences:
- a CDS encoding excalibur calcium-binding domain-containing protein yields the protein MVNLPVSANEKPKPTNQPPLPACVRTDCDCKDFKTQKEAQRVLDAFPGAPHKLDRDKDGIACERLR from the coding sequence ATGGTCAATCTTCCCGTGTCCGCAAATGAAAAACCAAAACCCACTAATCAACCACCATTACCTGCCTGTGTGCGTACGGACTGTGATTGTAAGGACTTTAAAACCCAGAAGGAAGCTCAAAGAGTGCTAGATGCTTTCCCTGGCGCCCCCCATAAGTTAGACCGTGACAAGGATGGTATTGCCTGTGAAAGACTAAGATAA
- a CDS encoding type II toxin-antitoxin system HicB family antitoxin, whose protein sequence is MRYAIVIEKAPSNYSAYCPDLPGCVATGYTIEEVKKEMTEAISFHLEGLREEGLPVPLPLSLTDYIEAS, encoded by the coding sequence ATGCGTTATGCCATTGTGATCGAAAAAGCACCATCTAACTATTCAGCCTACTGCCCTGATTTGCCGGGCTGTGTAGCTACTGGTTATACCATTGAGGAGGTAAAAAAAGAAATGACAGAAGCAATCTCCTTTCACCTCGAAGGACTGCGAGAGGAAGGTTTACCCGTACCTTTACCACTGTCCTTAACTGATTATATTGAAGCTAGTTAA
- a CDS encoding type II toxin-antitoxin system HicA family toxin: MKVKEIIKIIEKDGWYLVRTKGSHRQYKHGEKKGLVTIAGKLSDDLASGTANSIFKQAQMK; the protein is encoded by the coding sequence ATGAAAGTAAAAGAAATTATTAAAATCATCGAAAAAGATGGTTGGTATTTAGTCAGAACTAAAGGTAGTCATCGACAATATAAGCATGGTGAAAAAAAAGGATTAGTGACAATAGCGGGTAAATTATCTGATGATTTAGCGTCCGGCACGGCTAATAGTATTTTTAAACAAGCACAAATGAAATAA
- a CDS encoding helix-turn-helix transcriptional regulator, with translation MSLEQLQQPIIGDVIKALRLELKLSQEKFASELGVSFSSLNRWENHRTMPSILAMKILDQHLQQLDDRGNQILQQTLANK, from the coding sequence ATGAGCCTAGAACAACTACAACAACCAATTATCGGCGATGTCATCAAGGCATTAAGACTAGAACTAAAGTTATCCCAAGAAAAGTTTGCTAGTGAATTGGGGGTGTCCTTTAGCTCCCTCAATAGGTGGGAAAACCATCGCACTATGCCCTCTATTCTAGCTATGAAGATACTTGACCAACATTTACAGCAATTAGATGATAGGGGTAATCAGATATTACAGCAGACATTAGCTAACAAGTAG